Proteins from a single region of Synechococcus sp. WH 8109:
- a CDS encoding FAD-binding oxidoreductase — MAADQNAKTLVAGFRVLFGQKVALLFQWFDDIGRIAMDSDRPVFFNAQAADARRSGLVSPRPAELAALVQNWSGPRPLRLCGGGTTSRAAVADHWTLDLQTHFQRVEWQPADQSVWIGAGCRMGDVLEAMRPYGRTVAAGLSGLPGLGYVLTGGMGPLSRQVGLAVDQVREIHGVWGDGSPFALSRADDAGSLEWRGLCGAAPFLGVVSALRMATQPLLPLWVEQCVVSPDQLPQLMLQAEASNASTSLQWHWERADAVQLLRIADAPWAGAQKIEGLHQLPPLRGSAPMPSRSHAEVVGLLGPAAAELWGAVMPDLCRLLQHRPHPFCSLACQQLGAATQKAAVEASSFVHRTAEWKPWITAAWTPGDVPGQRRSLAWLEEVWQVLQSICPGVHLAQFHDHLPFHHKELEAAFGPWLPELRKLKQRLDPAGILPTL, encoded by the coding sequence GTGGCCGCAGATCAGAACGCCAAGACGCTCGTTGCCGGTTTCCGCGTGCTGTTCGGCCAAAAGGTCGCTCTGCTGTTCCAATGGTTTGACGATATCGGTCGCATCGCAATGGATTCAGACCGTCCCGTTTTCTTTAATGCGCAGGCGGCTGATGCGAGGCGATCCGGTCTGGTCTCCCCTCGACCAGCGGAGTTGGCGGCTTTGGTTCAGAACTGGTCCGGTCCCAGGCCGCTGCGTCTCTGTGGCGGGGGCACCACATCTCGGGCCGCCGTGGCCGACCACTGGACCCTGGACCTGCAAACCCATTTCCAACGTGTGGAGTGGCAGCCCGCGGATCAGTCGGTCTGGATTGGAGCGGGCTGCCGCATGGGAGACGTGCTGGAGGCCATGCGTCCCTACGGCCGAACCGTGGCAGCTGGTTTGTCGGGTCTGCCTGGGCTTGGCTATGTGCTCACGGGGGGCATGGGGCCACTGAGCCGGCAGGTGGGGCTTGCTGTGGATCAAGTGCGCGAGATCCATGGGGTCTGGGGTGATGGCAGCCCCTTTGCCCTGTCTCGGGCTGACGATGCCGGTTCGCTGGAGTGGAGGGGCCTCTGCGGTGCAGCCCCGTTTCTGGGGGTGGTGAGCGCGCTGCGCATGGCCACCCAGCCGCTTCTGCCGCTGTGGGTGGAGCAATGCGTGGTGTCTCCGGATCAACTGCCTCAGCTCATGCTCCAGGCGGAAGCGTCAAACGCCAGCACCAGCCTGCAGTGGCATTGGGAGAGGGCTGACGCGGTGCAGTTGCTCCGGATTGCCGATGCCCCTTGGGCCGGTGCGCAGAAGATCGAAGGGCTGCACCAGCTCCCTCCTTTGCGGGGATCGGCTCCGATGCCTTCGCGATCTCACGCTGAGGTGGTTGGCTTGCTGGGGCCGGCAGCTGCTGAGCTCTGGGGGGCCGTGATGCCGGATTTATGCCGTTTGCTGCAGCATCGTCCTCATCCGTTCTGCAGCCTGGCCTGTCAGCAGCTGGGGGCGGCGACGCAAAAGGCTGCCGTGGAGGCCAGCTCGTTCGTGCACCGCACTGCCGAGTGGAAACCGTGGATCACCGCCGCCTGGACTCCTGGGGATGTCCCGGGCCAGAGGCGCAGTCTTGCTTGGTTGGAGGAGGTCTGGCAGGTCCTTCAGTCGATTTGTCCTGGTGTGCATCTGGCGCAGTTTCATGACCATTTGCCCTTTCATCACAAGGAGTTGGAGGCAGCATTCGGCCCCTGGTTGCCAGAGTTGCGAAAGCTGAAACAGCGCTTGGATCCAGCAGGCATCCTGCCGACGCTCTGA
- a CDS encoding ABC transporter permease subunit, protein MRQRRLLVQVGVAAVLLGFLALLVNNLAVNLIRTGLGLGFGWLGRPAGFALAETALPYAPSDSYLWALTIGWLNSLKVIAAGLVLATGLGVAAGAARGGNNRLLRSLAGGYVALIRQVPLLLQLLFWYFVAFLGLPSMPIGGLIRLSNQGIQLLGLNLSVEFCAVLVGLTVFTGASIAEIVRGGINAVPRGQWEAFRSLGLGEGLGLRRIVLPQALPAILPALTSQYLNLAKNSTLAIAVGYADLYAVSDTTITQTGRAIEGFLLLLLSFLLLNLLISGGMAALNRAVLGRLNRSR, encoded by the coding sequence ATGCGGCAGCGTCGTCTCCTGGTTCAGGTTGGTGTCGCCGCCGTACTGCTGGGCTTTCTGGCTCTGCTGGTCAACAATCTGGCGGTCAACCTGATTCGAACGGGCTTGGGACTGGGTTTTGGCTGGCTGGGCCGACCCGCTGGTTTTGCTCTAGCGGAAACAGCTCTCCCCTATGCCCCATCCGATAGCTATCTCTGGGCCCTGACCATCGGTTGGCTGAACAGCCTCAAGGTGATCGCGGCTGGCCTTGTGCTGGCCACCGGCCTTGGTGTGGCTGCCGGTGCAGCCCGCGGTGGTAACAACCGTCTGCTGCGCAGCCTGGCCGGGGGCTATGTGGCCTTGATTCGTCAGGTTCCTCTGCTCCTGCAGTTGCTGTTCTGGTATTTCGTTGCCTTCCTTGGCCTTCCGTCGATGCCGATCGGTGGGTTGATCCGGCTTTCGAATCAGGGCATTCAGCTGTTGGGCCTGAACCTCAGCGTTGAATTTTGTGCGGTTCTTGTGGGGCTCACTGTGTTCACGGGTGCGTCGATTGCAGAGATCGTGCGTGGTGGCATCAACGCGGTGCCACGGGGCCAGTGGGAGGCCTTCCGCAGCCTTGGGCTTGGAGAAGGGCTTGGGCTGCGTCGGATTGTGTTGCCGCAGGCCCTGCCGGCGATTCTTCCTGCACTCACGAGCCAGTACCTCAATCTCGCCAAGAACAGCACCCTGGCCATTGCCGTGGGCTACGCCGATCTCTACGCCGTCAGTGACACCACCATCACCCAAACCGGCCGCGCCATTGAGGGCTTCCTGCTGCTGTTGCTCAGCTTTTTGCTGCTGAATTTGTTGATCAGCGGAGGCATGGCTGCCTTGAACCGTGCCGTGCTGGGTCGTCTGAACAGGAGCCGCTGA
- a CDS encoding amino acid ABC transporter substrate-binding protein, with amino-acid sequence MFRSSSRVLIVALAGLSSFLASCASLDSAAGSRLDLVKARGELLCGVSGKIPGFSFLSSDGRYTGLDVDICRAMAAAFVGDAEKVQYRPLTAPERFTALRSGEIDLLSRNTTHTLSRDAVGGNGLRFGPVVFHDGQGLMVNAASGVRSLADLSGKSICVGSGTTTEQNLNDAFASKGLPYIPIKYQDLNQVVGGYLQGRCAAMTSDRSQLAAARSGFSDPEAHQILDDRISKEPLSPAVVGGDQPMGDAMTWVINGLIEAEERGITQANVDAVVKQAAADSSQTALRRFLGVDPGLGRKLGLADDFVVQVIRATGNYGEIYNRHLGPDSAVAIPRGANRLAGEGGLMISPPFT; translated from the coding sequence ATGTTCCGATCCAGTTCACGTGTTCTGATCGTTGCGTTGGCCGGGTTGTCCTCGTTCCTGGCGTCCTGCGCGTCACTGGATAGTGCAGCTGGCTCGCGTCTGGATCTGGTCAAAGCGCGAGGCGAGTTGCTTTGCGGGGTGAGCGGCAAGATTCCAGGCTTCAGTTTTCTCAGTTCTGACGGGCGTTACACCGGCCTGGATGTCGACATCTGCCGTGCCATGGCTGCTGCTTTCGTTGGTGATGCTGAGAAGGTTCAATACCGGCCTTTAACCGCGCCCGAGCGGTTCACGGCCTTGCGATCGGGCGAGATCGATCTGTTGTCTCGCAACACCACCCACACCCTCAGCCGCGATGCGGTGGGGGGCAATGGGCTGCGCTTTGGGCCTGTGGTGTTCCACGACGGACAGGGCTTGATGGTGAATGCTGCCAGCGGAGTGCGTTCGCTGGCTGACTTAAGCGGCAAGTCCATTTGCGTGGGATCGGGCACCACAACCGAGCAAAACCTCAACGACGCCTTCGCCTCCAAGGGTCTTCCCTACATACCAATCAAATATCAAGATCTCAATCAGGTGGTGGGCGGCTACCTCCAGGGGCGCTGCGCAGCCATGACGTCTGATCGCTCGCAACTGGCGGCTGCACGCTCAGGGTTCAGTGATCCCGAGGCGCATCAGATTCTCGACGACCGGATCAGCAAGGAGCCCCTATCTCCAGCTGTGGTGGGGGGGGATCAGCCTATGGGTGATGCCATGACCTGGGTGATCAACGGCCTGATCGAAGCCGAGGAACGGGGCATCACCCAAGCGAATGTTGATGCGGTGGTGAAGCAAGCCGCAGCCGACTCCTCCCAGACCGCTCTGCGGCGTTTCTTGGGTGTGGATCCAGGCTTGGGTCGCAAACTCGGACTCGCCGATGACTTTGTCGTTCAGGTGATCCGTGCCACCGGCAATTACGGCGAGATCTACAACCGCCATCTCGGACCGGACAGTGCCGTGGCGATTCCACGGGGGGCGAACCGGCTGGCCGGTGAAGGTGGTTTGATGATTTCCCCACCGTTCACCTGA
- a CDS encoding AbrB family transcriptional regulator: MLTGSELLAKVKELGDVSKSDLVRACGYVSDKKDGGDRLNFTAFYEALLEAKGVNLSSGGAAIGKGGRKLSYIAKVQGNGNLLIGKAYTAMLNLEPGDEFEIKLGKKAIRLIPTGAAAEHSEAADQVDE, encoded by the coding sequence ATGCTGACCGGTTCCGAGCTGCTTGCCAAGGTCAAAGAACTTGGAGATGTTTCCAAATCCGATCTTGTGAGAGCTTGCGGGTACGTCTCTGACAAGAAAGATGGTGGCGATCGCCTCAATTTCACAGCGTTCTACGAGGCCCTGCTCGAGGCCAAGGGCGTGAATCTGAGCAGCGGTGGTGCTGCGATTGGCAAAGGTGGTCGCAAACTGAGCTACATCGCCAAAGTTCAGGGCAATGGCAATCTGCTGATCGGCAAGGCTTATACCGCCATGCTGAACCTGGAACCCGGTGACGAATTTGAGATCAAGCTTGGCAAGAAAGCCATCCGTCTGATCCCCACGGGTGCAGCTGCGGAGCACAGCGAAGCTGCCGACCAGGTTGACGAGTGA
- a CDS encoding AEC family transporter — MEVSILRFLLELVPSLLIGFWAGRRQETLSTHLAAPLVRFGVPISVMGLLLKGGLSGDMLQAAGLAVLAIGLVLVAAARLPGLAELASPTLRLGSCTGNTAYFGVPLALAFLPDEALPISIGYDLGATLLVWSLGPLLIGGQVDGSQRLRGLLSSVAGSPATRGLTGALLVQATPWSASVADALWWPSRCVILLALMVVGMRLGSIHRQGIAPEARPLQLLKPLVAKLLLYPLLLWLLASLLQFKPLMVQAVALQGAAPTAISLLLIAESVGAYQEQAAGLVFWSTLLALITAPAWGVLLQSQF, encoded by the coding sequence ATGGAGGTGTCCATTCTTCGGTTCTTGCTGGAGCTGGTGCCCTCCCTTCTGATTGGGTTCTGGGCTGGTCGACGCCAGGAAACCCTGTCCACCCACTTGGCCGCACCGCTGGTGCGGTTCGGTGTGCCGATCAGTGTGATGGGCCTGCTGTTGAAAGGTGGCCTCAGCGGCGACATGTTGCAGGCCGCAGGTCTTGCGGTGCTTGCCATTGGCCTTGTTCTGGTGGCGGCCGCGCGCTTGCCGGGATTGGCTGAGCTGGCGTCTCCCACGCTGCGGCTGGGCAGCTGCACCGGAAACACGGCCTATTTCGGGGTTCCTCTCGCCCTGGCTTTCCTGCCCGATGAGGCTCTGCCCATCAGCATTGGCTACGACCTCGGGGCGACTCTGCTGGTCTGGAGCCTGGGACCGCTGCTGATCGGGGGGCAGGTGGATGGTTCCCAACGGTTGCGAGGGTTGCTCAGCAGCGTTGCTGGGAGTCCGGCAACCCGAGGGCTCACCGGCGCTTTGCTGGTTCAGGCGACCCCATGGTCTGCGTCGGTGGCCGATGCACTTTGGTGGCCTTCACGCTGCGTGATTCTGCTTGCTCTGATGGTGGTGGGCATGCGCCTGGGCAGCATCCATCGCCAGGGCATTGCGCCGGAGGCACGTCCTCTGCAGCTGCTTAAGCCACTGGTGGCCAAGCTGCTGCTCTACCCGTTGCTGCTTTGGCTTCTGGCGTCTCTGCTGCAGTTCAAGCCTTTGATGGTTCAGGCGGTTGCTCTGCAAGGAGCCGCGCCGACGGCAATCTCTCTTTTGCTCATCGCAGAATCTGTTGGTGCTTATCAGGAGCAGGCTGCAGGGCTGGTGTTTTGGAGCACGTTGCTGGCCTTAATCACAGCACCTGCATGGGGTGTGCTGCTGCAATCTCAGTTTTGA
- a CDS encoding sirohydrochlorin chelatase, with product MAEQHAETGNERLGVLICGHGSRNRLAVEEFAQMVDGLRPRLAPMPVEHGYLEFARPILRDGLEALREKGVTKVLAIPAMLFAAGHAKNDIPSVLNTYTAETGLPIDYGRELGVDRLMVSAAGARVRECLDAAKDDVPLAKTLLVVVGRGSSDPDANSNVAKVTRLLVEGFGFGWGETVYSGVTFPLVEPGLRHAVKLGFRRVVVVPYFLFSGVLVSRIRQHTELVAADHPEVEFLSAGYLGDHTLVVDTFKERVEEVLRGDTAMNCSLCKYRAQVLGFEQDVGRAQESHHHHVEGLAESCTLCELECTGACQPDGIPIGHGHNHGSDHSHDHHHPPYPHADHPLGPTTLKRNNSAAKD from the coding sequence TTGGCCGAACAGCACGCGGAAACCGGCAACGAGCGTCTTGGCGTTCTGATCTGCGGCCACGGGAGTCGCAACCGACTGGCCGTTGAAGAGTTCGCCCAGATGGTGGATGGCCTGCGGCCTCGGCTCGCCCCGATGCCGGTGGAACACGGCTACCTGGAATTTGCCCGCCCCATCCTTCGGGATGGTCTTGAAGCACTCCGCGAGAAAGGCGTCACCAAGGTGCTGGCCATTCCAGCCATGCTTTTTGCAGCGGGGCATGCCAAGAACGACATCCCCTCTGTTCTGAACACGTACACGGCCGAAACGGGTTTACCGATCGATTACGGCCGGGAGCTGGGGGTGGACCGATTGATGGTGTCAGCCGCCGGGGCTCGCGTTCGGGAGTGCCTTGATGCGGCGAAGGACGACGTTCCATTGGCCAAAACCCTCCTGGTGGTGGTAGGTCGAGGCTCCTCGGATCCAGACGCCAACTCCAACGTGGCCAAGGTGACGCGGCTGCTGGTGGAAGGATTTGGTTTCGGCTGGGGAGAAACGGTGTATTCGGGCGTGACCTTCCCCCTAGTGGAACCGGGTCTGCGTCACGCCGTGAAACTGGGCTTCCGTCGGGTGGTGGTGGTGCCCTATTTCCTCTTTTCAGGGGTTCTAGTGAGCCGAATCCGCCAACACACCGAGCTGGTGGCTGCCGATCATCCCGAGGTGGAGTTTCTCTCTGCGGGCTATCTGGGCGACCACACCCTGGTGGTGGACACCTTCAAAGAACGGGTCGAGGAGGTGTTGCGGGGGGACACCGCCATGAACTGCTCGCTCTGCAAATACCGCGCCCAGGTGCTGGGCTTCGAACAGGACGTGGGACGCGCCCAGGAAAGCCACCACCACCATGTGGAAGGCCTTGCGGAAAGCTGCACGCTTTGCGAACTGGAGTGCACGGGTGCCTGCCAACCCGACGGCATCCCGATTGGTCATGGCCACAACCATGGGTCAGACCACAGCCATGACCACCATCACCCCCCTTATCCCCACGCCGACCATCCCCTGGGCCCTACCACGCTGAAGCGCAACAACAGCGCGGCTAAGGATTGA
- a CDS encoding amino acid ABC transporter ATP-binding protein: MTVAIRATDLVKSYSQGVRALDGVTLEVNSGEVLVVMGPSGSGKSTLIRTFNGLESLDGGALDVLGVRLDATHEERQVREIRKRVGMVFQQFNLFPHLSILDNITLAPIKVQQRAKAAAEQRAMDLLDQMGIREQAYKYPAQLSGGQQQRVAIARALALDPEVMLFDEPTSALDPERVKEVLDAMRQLAKGGMTMVVVTHELGFAREVADRVMFMDRGQVVETSDPETFFSNAREARSRRFLNQMQH, from the coding sequence ATGACTGTCGCCATTCGTGCCACTGATCTGGTCAAGAGCTATTCCCAAGGGGTTCGAGCTCTCGATGGCGTCACCCTTGAGGTGAACAGCGGCGAAGTGCTGGTGGTGATGGGGCCTTCCGGCTCCGGCAAGAGCACGCTGATCCGTACGTTTAACGGTCTGGAGTCGCTGGATGGCGGCGCCTTGGATGTGCTTGGGGTTCGCTTGGACGCCACCCATGAAGAACGTCAGGTGCGGGAGATCCGCAAGCGCGTGGGGATGGTGTTTCAGCAGTTCAACCTCTTTCCTCACCTTTCCATCCTCGACAACATCACCCTTGCCCCGATCAAGGTGCAACAGCGTGCCAAGGCGGCTGCCGAGCAGCGGGCAATGGATCTCCTTGACCAGATGGGCATTCGCGAGCAGGCCTACAAGTACCCGGCGCAGCTCAGCGGTGGTCAGCAGCAGCGGGTGGCGATCGCTCGGGCTCTGGCTCTGGATCCTGAGGTGATGCTGTTCGACGAGCCCACCAGTGCCTTGGACCCGGAGCGGGTGAAGGAGGTGTTGGATGCGATGCGCCAGTTGGCAAAAGGCGGCATGACGATGGTGGTGGTCACCCACGAACTGGGCTTTGCCCGTGAGGTAGCGGATCGGGTGATGTTCATGGATCGGGGCCAGGTGGTGGAGACCTCAGATCCAGAGACCTTTTTCAGCAATGCCAGGGAGGCACGCAGCCGCAGGTTCCTCAATCAGATGCAGCATTAA
- a CDS encoding alpha-ketoglutarate-dependent dioxygenase AlkB has translation MTIHPAAAETDWSLHEGWLKPDLARHWQTQLEHQLQWEQPVVQVYGKRHPIPRMTVFLADEGIHYRYSGAIHTGDGWPAWFKPLLHQVNEACETIFNGCLLNWYRHGDDRMGWHADDEPEIDQRAPIASLSLGATRDFQLRHRKTAHLKRSLPLADGDLLVMHPGCQTRWMHSVPQRRKVQSTRINLTFRRFQN, from the coding sequence ATGACCATCCATCCAGCTGCAGCTGAAACGGACTGGTCCCTGCATGAGGGTTGGCTGAAGCCAGATCTTGCCAGGCACTGGCAAACACAGCTTGAACACCAGCTCCAGTGGGAGCAGCCCGTCGTTCAGGTCTATGGCAAGCGCCACCCGATCCCCCGAATGACGGTGTTTCTTGCCGATGAAGGAATTCACTACCGCTACAGCGGTGCCATTCACACTGGTGATGGCTGGCCTGCATGGTTCAAGCCATTGCTGCACCAGGTGAATGAAGCCTGTGAGACCATCTTCAACGGATGCCTGCTCAATTGGTATCGCCATGGCGATGACCGCATGGGTTGGCACGCCGATGACGAACCGGAAATTGATCAGCGGGCTCCGATTGCCTCCCTTTCACTCGGAGCAACGCGGGATTTTCAGCTCCGCCACCGCAAAACTGCACACCTAAAAAGGTCTCTGCCGTTGGCCGATGGTGACCTTCTGGTGATGCACCCGGGCTGTCAGACCCGATGGATGCACAGTGTTCCTCAGCGGCGCAAAGTGCAGAGCACCCGAATCAACCTCACCTTTCGCCGTTTTCAAAACTGA
- a CDS encoding SulP family inorganic anion transporter yields MAKRSSPTLVNQWLANPSKDLLSGLVVAFAMIPEAIAFSGIAGVDPKVGLFGAFCLSLTIAVVGGRMAMITSATGSTALLMTGLVASGEARGPGLGVQYLMVAGLVTGLLQILWGYLRLAHQMRFVPQGVLSGFVNALALLIFQAQLPQLGLDLHHSEGTSLLPHGGQIPIVWGLVLLGLAIIYGLPRLTRVVPSQLIAIVVLTLISGFSFDIPIFSTLGTSPDGWLSFRVGFGFDIPTVSSLGTLPAGLPSFSLPFGEGGVPFSLDTLGLVLPTALAISLVGLMETFLTQDILDDKTDTSTDKNVEARGQGIANIVSSLFGGMAGCALVGQSVMNIDNGGRTRMSTLFSGVSLLAMILLAGPLIKQIPMAALVAVMISIAVSTADINGLRNLSRIPKSDTSVMLMTFAITMLTTPHNLALGVLAGVALAGILFSRKVAKVIQVEAVEISNHERMYRVRGQLFFVSKVYFLQGFDLHDHPERITIDLSQAHIWDQSGVAALDQVIRKYRSGGSAVSVIGLNEESLDLFERIGGQESAHA; encoded by the coding sequence ATGGCCAAACGATCCAGCCCAACCCTGGTGAATCAGTGGTTGGCCAACCCCAGCAAAGATCTGCTCTCGGGTCTGGTGGTGGCTTTCGCGATGATTCCCGAGGCCATTGCCTTCTCGGGGATTGCTGGGGTGGATCCCAAAGTGGGCCTGTTCGGAGCTTTCTGCCTGTCGCTGACCATCGCCGTCGTGGGTGGTCGCATGGCAATGATCACCTCAGCCACGGGCTCCACGGCCCTGTTGATGACAGGTCTCGTAGCATCCGGTGAAGCCCGGGGGCCAGGGCTGGGCGTCCAGTACCTAATGGTGGCGGGGCTGGTGACGGGACTGCTGCAGATCCTCTGGGGGTATCTACGTCTTGCTCATCAGATGCGCTTTGTTCCGCAAGGGGTGTTGAGCGGCTTCGTCAATGCTCTGGCTTTGTTGATCTTTCAGGCACAGCTTCCGCAACTGGGTCTAGACCTTCATCACAGCGAAGGAACCTCGCTGCTGCCCCACGGTGGCCAGATTCCAATCGTTTGGGGTCTTGTCCTGCTGGGTCTGGCGATCATCTACGGCTTGCCTCGGCTGACGCGTGTCGTGCCCTCTCAGCTGATCGCCATCGTTGTGCTGACACTGATCAGCGGCTTCAGCTTTGACATCCCCATTTTCAGCACCCTGGGGACGTCGCCTGACGGATGGCTCAGCTTCAGAGTCGGCTTCGGCTTTGACATCCCCACCGTCAGTAGCTTGGGGACGCTGCCTGCAGGATTGCCGAGCTTCAGCCTTCCCTTCGGTGAAGGGGGCGTGCCCTTCAGCCTCGACACGCTCGGTTTAGTTCTTCCCACCGCTCTGGCGATATCGCTGGTGGGCCTCATGGAAACCTTCCTCACCCAGGACATCCTGGATGACAAGACCGACACCAGCACTGACAAGAACGTTGAAGCCAGGGGTCAGGGCATTGCCAATATCGTCTCCTCTTTGTTCGGCGGCATGGCCGGCTGTGCCCTTGTGGGGCAATCAGTGATGAATATCGACAATGGTGGACGCACTCGGATGTCCACTCTGTTCTCCGGCGTCAGCTTGCTGGCGATGATCCTTCTGGCCGGCCCCTTGATCAAGCAGATTCCGATGGCTGCCCTGGTGGCCGTGATGATCAGCATCGCTGTCAGCACCGCTGACATTAATGGTCTGCGCAACCTGAGTCGCATCCCCAAGAGCGATACCTCGGTGATGCTGATGACCTTTGCCATCACGATGCTCACCACCCCTCACAACCTCGCCCTTGGCGTGTTGGCTGGCGTTGCGCTGGCAGGAATTCTGTTCAGCCGCAAGGTGGCCAAGGTGATTCAGGTGGAGGCCGTTGAGATCAGCAATCATGAGCGGATGTACCGCGTTAGGGGGCAGCTGTTTTTTGTCAGCAAGGTGTATTTCCTCCAAGGATTTGATCTTCACGACCATCCCGAGCGCATCACGATTGACCTCTCCCAGGCCCATATCTGGGACCAGAGCGGCGTGGCTGCCCTGGATCAAGTCATCCGGAAATATCGCAGCGGTGGATCTGCTGTCAGCGTGATTGGCCTGAACGAGGAAAGCCTTGATCTGTTTGAGCGGATCGGCGGTCAGGAATCAGCCCATGCATGA
- a CDS encoding amino acid ABC transporter permease: MNRWLDLGITLLLLALLGWAGWSMLHWLLVAADWSVVTTNLPLYAVGSFPADQRWRPLLWMAALITLMPLTLVGPKRGWVRRWLPLVWIAMAPLGLWLLAGGLGLLPVGTRSWGGLTLTLLLTGGSGALALPLGILLALGRRSELPVLRWSSAAYIELMRAVPLIAVLFFGQLLIPLFLPPGLEINRVLRAVVAFALFAAAYIAEDVRGGLQAIPPTQREAAAVLGLSPRQVLQLVVLPQALRVALPSLTNQAVGLLQNTSLMAILGLVELLGISRSLLANPAFIGRYLEVYLWLAAVYWLACTAMALLARHLEVQLDPARSAS, from the coding sequence ATGAACCGTTGGTTGGATCTTGGGATCACCCTGCTGCTGCTGGCTCTGCTCGGATGGGCTGGCTGGTCAATGCTGCATTGGCTGCTGGTTGCAGCCGACTGGTCTGTGGTGACCACCAATCTCCCGCTGTATGCGGTGGGCAGTTTCCCTGCGGATCAACGCTGGCGTCCGCTGCTGTGGATGGCAGCACTCATTACGCTGATGCCGCTGACCCTCGTTGGTCCGAAGCGTGGCTGGGTTCGCCGTTGGTTGCCGTTGGTCTGGATCGCGATGGCACCGCTGGGGCTCTGGCTGTTGGCCGGAGGTTTGGGCCTGCTGCCGGTGGGAACACGCAGTTGGGGTGGTCTGACGCTCACGCTGCTGCTCACGGGAGGTAGTGGAGCTTTGGCGCTTCCGTTGGGGATCCTCCTGGCCCTCGGCCGGCGCAGTGAGCTACCGGTGTTGCGTTGGAGCAGCGCCGCCTACATCGAGTTGATGCGGGCTGTGCCGTTGATTGCGGTTCTGTTCTTTGGACAACTGCTGATCCCGTTGTTCCTGCCGCCAGGGCTTGAGATCAATCGGGTTCTGCGGGCGGTTGTGGCCTTCGCATTGTTTGCAGCGGCCTACATCGCAGAGGATGTGCGCGGTGGCCTCCAGGCGATTCCGCCCACCCAGCGGGAAGCTGCAGCCGTGCTGGGGCTGTCGCCACGCCAAGTGTTGCAATTGGTGGTGCTGCCGCAGGCGCTGCGGGTTGCACTTCCATCGCTCACCAACCAGGCGGTGGGTCTGCTGCAAAACACAAGCCTGATGGCCATTCTCGGTTTGGTGGAATTGCTGGGCATCAGCCGCAGCCTGTTGGCGAATCCGGCTTTCATCGGCCGTTATCTGGAGGTCTACCTCTGGCTTGCTGCGGTTTACTGGCTGGCGTGTACAGCCATGGCGTTGCTGGCCCGCCACCTGGAAGTTCAGCTTGACCCTGCTCGCTCCGCTTCATGA
- a CDS encoding homoserine O-succinyltransferase has product MALILPGSYHKIAEVERNRISWIEPEQAERQDIRPLRIGILNIMPLGKQYEFNLLHPLGLSVLQIEPIWIRLNSHAYKSWDQNHLDQLYVSWDEALSQGPLDGLIITGAPVEHLPFEQVSYWNELVQLIEEARSTCASTLGLCWAGFALAYLAGVDKVAFQQKLFGIYPMRSLVPGHPLMGTQDDHFVCPQSRHAGLSDAAMEAAERDGRLRLLAHGEQVGYTIFETPDQRQLMHLGHPEYNVGRILGEMERDRARGDVPPPENFDAAQPQTLWRSHRNLLFQQWLWFCYQRVSLKA; this is encoded by the coding sequence ATGGCGCTGATCCTTCCTGGCAGTTACCACAAAATCGCCGAGGTTGAACGCAACCGGATCTCCTGGATTGAGCCTGAACAGGCTGAACGCCAGGACATCCGGCCCCTGCGTATCGGCATCTTGAACATCATGCCGCTGGGCAAGCAGTACGAGTTCAACCTGCTGCATCCGCTGGGCCTATCGGTGCTGCAGATCGAACCGATTTGGATTCGCCTCAACTCCCACGCCTACAAGAGTTGGGATCAGAACCATCTCGACCAGCTCTATGTGAGCTGGGATGAGGCCTTGTCCCAGGGTCCTCTGGATGGGTTGATCATCACCGGTGCCCCCGTCGAACACCTGCCCTTTGAACAAGTCAGTTACTGGAACGAACTGGTCCAGTTGATCGAGGAAGCGCGCAGCACCTGTGCCAGCACCCTCGGACTGTGCTGGGCCGGTTTCGCCCTCGCCTACCTTGCGGGCGTCGACAAGGTGGCCTTCCAGCAGAAGCTGTTCGGGATCTACCCGATGCGCAGCCTTGTGCCGGGCCATCCATTGATGGGAACCCAGGACGACCATTTCGTCTGCCCCCAAAGCCGTCATGCCGGACTGTCGGATGCCGCGATGGAAGCCGCCGAACGGGACGGACGTCTTCGTTTGCTTGCCCATGGCGAACAGGTGGGGTACACCATTTTCGAGACACCGGATCAGCGGCAGCTGATGCACCTTGGCCATCCCGAATACAACGTGGGACGGATCCTCGGAGAAATGGAACGCGACCGAGCCCGCGGAGATGTTCCTCCACCCGAAAATTTCGATGCGGCCCAACCCCAGACCCTCTGGCGCTCCCACCGGAACCTTCTGTTCCAGCAGTGGCTCTGGTTTTGCTATCAGCGGGTCAGCCTGAAGGCCTGA